Part of the bacterium genome is shown below.
GCGTCAAAACGGTGGTGCTGGCCATCCCCTCGCGCTACATCCATTCGCCGGTCTGCCTGATCAGCAAGCGGGACGTGACCGCCGGGATGAAGCTGATGGAAGAGACCTTCAAGAAAATAAGGTAAGGGCAATTCATCCAACTATGCCACAAACAGCTGCTACGTCGGACACGTGAATTGCCCCAACTGTAAAAAGATAAAACAAAAATCACTATAAAGGAAAAGTTTGATGAAAGACCTGATCAAGCGGCTGACCGAGACCTACGGCCCTTCGGGCAACGAGGATCTCATCCGGGAACAGATCAAAAAGGAGATCAAGGGCCTGGGCTGCGAGGTGCGCACCGACGTGCTGGGCAACCTGATCGCCGTGAAAAAAGCCAAAAGCTCCAAGCTTAAAGCTCTAAAAGTAATGGTGGCCGCCCACATGGATGAGATCGGCTTCATCGTCACCCACATCGACAAACAGGGCTTTTTGCGGGTCTCCAACATCGGCGGCATCTACCTGCACAACGTGCTGGCCCAGCGGGTGATCTTTGCCAACGGCACGGTGGGCACCATCAACGAGGAGCGGGCCGAGACCCCCAGCGACGCCAAGCGGATGGACAAGCTGTACATCGACATCGGCGCCTCCACCAAGCGCGAGGCCGAGGCCAAGGTGGCGGTGGGCGACGTGGCCGGGTTCTACCGCTGCTGCACCTTTTTGGGCAACCGGGTCATCGCCAAGTCCATGGACGACCGGATCGGCTGCGCCATCATGATAGAAGTGATGAAGAAACTGAGATCCTCGCCCAACGAGATCTACTTTGTCTTCACCACCCAGGAAGAGGTGGGCTTGCGCGGAGCCACCACCGCCGCCTTCGGGATCTCCCCGGACCTGGGGATAGCCGTTGACATCACCGGGGCCTTTGACACCCCGGACGAAAAGCCCAAACTGCCCTCGGTCCTGGGCGGCGGCGCGGCCATCAAGGTCAAGGACGCC
Proteins encoded:
- a CDS encoding M20/M25/M40 family metallo-hydrolase, whose product is MKDLIKRLTETYGPSGNEDLIREQIKKEIKGLGCEVRTDVLGNLIAVKKAKSSKLKALKVMVAAHMDEIGFIVTHIDKQGFLRVSNIGGIYLHNVLAQRVIFANGTVGTINEERAETPSDAKRMDKLYIDIGASTKREAEAKVAVGDVAGFYRCCTFLGNRVIAKSMDDRIGCAIMIEVMKKLRSSPNEIYFVFTTQEEVGLRGATTAAFGISPDLGIAVDITGAFDTPDEKPKLPSVLGGGAAIKVKDAGLLAHPAVKKLMIETAKANKIPYQLDILEGGTTDGAAIYKTKSGIPTGVISVPTRYAHSASEMVDMVDVKASVDLLVKLLSLNLQQKGF